A segment of the Flavobacteriales bacterium genome:
GATCAAGGCCGCAGCAGGCGGTGGCGGCAAGGGCATGCGCGTAGTGGAGGAGGAGGCCGGGCTGAAAGAGGGACTGGAGCGCGCCATCAGCGAAGCGCAGAATGCTTTCGGCGATGGCAGCGTGTTCATCGAGAAGTACGTAGCCGGGCCGCGCCACATCGAAGTGCAGGTGATGGCCGATGCGCACGGCAACACCTGCTACCTCTTCGAGCGGGAATGCAGCGTGCAGCGCCGCCACCAGAAGGTGGTGGAGGAGGCCCCCAGCGCGGCGCTGACGCCCGTGATGCGCAAGCGAATGGGGGAGGCCGCTGTGAACGTGGCGAAGAGCGTGGACTATGTGGGCGCGGGCACCGTGGAGTTCCTGCTCGACGAGGGCGGCGACTTCTACTTCATGGAGATGAACACGCGCCTTCAGGTGGAGCATCCGGTCACGGAGATGATCACGGGCCTCGATCTGGTGAAGCTGCAGATCCGCGTGGCCGAAGGGGACAAGCTGCCCTTCGCCCAAGAGGATCTGAAGATCAACGGCCACGCCATCGAGGTGCGCGTGTACGCCGAGGACCCCATGAACAATTTCCTGCCGGACATCGGCACGCTCACCACCTATCGGCCTCCGCAGGGTCCCGGTGTGCGCGTCGATGATGGCTTTGAAGAGGGAATGGAGATACCCATTCATTACGACCCCATGATCGCCAAGCTGATCACCTATGGAGCCACGCGAGAGGAGGCCATCACGCGGATGGAGCGCGCCATCGATGATTACGCGATCACCGGCGTGGAGACCACCTTGCCGTTCTGTCGCTACGTCATGGGCCATGAGGCGTTCCGCAGCGGGCGGTACGATACCCATTTCGTGCGCGACCATTTCAAGCCTGAGGTCCTGGAGGGGCTTGGTGAGTCCGAGGCGCAGGCAGCTGGTCTCGTGGCTGCGGAACTCATGCGCCAGAGTAGGCCGCCTTCGGCCAGGGTTGCGGTTCCTGGGAGCCACGCAAGTCCTTGGAAACTAAGGAGGCGCTGATTGAGTACAAGGCCCGGCGGTTTCCAGCGTTGTAGCTTCGCTGTACCGATCGCCATTGATGCGCCCTTACCATCGATACTTGATCCTGATCTTGTTGGGAAGCCTTGCTTTCCTTGAGGCTGATGCGCAATCGGAGGGCGCCGTGAGCGTGCATCGCGCCGTGATTATGGATGGCGATACGGTGCCCGTGGTCGACCTCCCGCCCGCATTCGTGGAGGTTCGATGGACCGCTCGCGACCGGAGGCAGGCCGAACGCTACGATAAGCTCACGCGGTACGTCACCAAGGTCTATCCCTATGCCCGTCTCACCGGCGACCTGCTGCGCGAGTACGAGCATGACCTGGCCATGATGGACCGCTCCGGCGATCAAGATCTTTATGTGAAGCTCGCCGAAGCGGAGCTGCGTGCCGAGTTCGAGGCTGAGGTGAAGGACCTCACCATCAGCCAGGGCAAGTTGCTGGTCAAGCTCATCGATCGCGAGACCGGGCGCACCAGCTATGATCTCGTGCGCCAGCTGCGCGGTTCGTTCACGGCCTTCGTTTGGCAAGGCATGGCGCGCATGTTCGGTCACGATCTGCGCAGCACCTACGATCCTGTCGGCGACGATAAGCTGGTGGAGGTGATCGTGCAGCGCATCGAGCGGGGCGAGCTTGCGGTGGCGGTGCGCCCGCCGCGAACGGCGAAAGCGCAGGCGCGGCTCGAGAAGCGCAAGGCGCGGCTGTACAAGAAGTACGGCATCCCCGTGGATCGGGCCAGCACCAATTGAGCGCGATCAGCTCAGCGCCTTCACCATGATGTGGTCGTCCATGACGTAGCCACCACCGATGTCCATCACGATGTCGCGCTCTATGGCGAAGCCATGGGCTTTGTAGAAGCCCAAAGAGCGATTGCGCTTGTTCACCGTGAGGTCCACCTCGGTGTCGCCGGAGCCCATGGCTTCCTCGATCACGTCTAGCAGCAGCGCCTTGCCGGCCCCGCCACCCTGGGTGCCGGGTTGCACGTAGAGCTTGTGCAGGCGGGTTCGAGTGCTGTCCTCGTGGTGATGCTCGAATCCGGCGAACCCGACGGCGGCCCCGCTCAACTCTGCGATGATGAATCGATGCCCCTTCGCGCCCATTTGTTTACGGAGCGAATCCTCGCTATACATCAATTCCAGCATGTAGGCGATTTGCTCCGGACTGATCATTTCCCTGTAGGAGACCGGCCAGGTGGCGTGCGCGATTGCTTGGATCAGCGGGATGTCTTGCGCTGTTGCGCTGCGGATGGAGATCACTTGCTGAATGCCTGGGCCACCAACAGGTCCTTGCTGCCCGCGGTGTACGCGTAGAAGCCTTCCCCGCTCTTCGCGCCCAGCTTGCCGGCGGTCACCATCAGCACGAGCAGGGGACATGGCGCGTACTTCGGCTCACCCAGGCCCTCGTGCAGCACGCGCATGATCGCAAGGCACGTGTCCAGTCCGATGAAGTCGGCCAGTTGCAGCGGGCCCATGGGGTGCGCCATGCCCAGCTTCATGATACTGTCGATCTCAGCAACACCGCCCACGCCCTGCCAGAGCGTCTGGATGGCCTCGTTGATCATGGGCATCAGGATGCGGTTGGCCACGAATCCAGCGTAGTCGTTCACGGTCACGGGCACCTTGCCGATCGCCGAGCTCAGGTCCACCACTGTCTTCGTCACGGCATCGGTGGTATCGTAACCGCGGATCACCTCCACGAGCTTCATCACCGGCACGGGGTTCATGAAGTGCATGCCGATCACTTGGCCAGGGCGATTGGTGGCCGCTGCGATCCGCGTGATGCTGATGCTGCTGGTATTCGTGGCCAGAATCGCCGAAACCGGTGCATTCGCATCGATATCCTTGAAGATGCGAAGCTTCAGGTCCACGTTCTCCGTGGCGGCCTCGATCACGAGCTCGGCCTCCTTCACGCCTGCAGCCAGATCGGTGCTCGTGGCAATGGAAGCAAGGGCGTCCTTCTTCTGCTCTTCAGTGAGTGAGCCCTTTGCCACCTGCCGGTCCATGTTCTTCCCGATGGTCGCCAAGGCTCTGTCCAGGCTGGCCTGCGCGATGTCGATCAAGGTGACAGTGTGCCCGCGCTGCGCGAACACATGGGCGATGCCATTGCCCATTTGGCCGGCACCGATGACGGAGATCTTCATTGAATCAATCGTTAGCGCGGCAAGGTAGGGGTCGATAATTGTCGACCCCTACTTGCCATCCCCCTTAAGGATGATGAGCACCGTGTAGGCGAGGATCTTCAGGTCAACCGCCAGGCTCATGTTCTCGATGTAGAGGATGTCGTACTTAAGCCTGCGCACCATCTGATCGATGTTCTCGGCATAGCCGAATTTCACTTGGCCCCAACTGGTGATGCCGGGCCGCACCTTGGTCAGGTGGCGGTAGTGCGGGGCCACTTCGGTGATGGCATCGATGTAGTGCTGGCGCTCGGGCCGAGGGCCCACCAGGCTCATCTCGCCTTTGAGCACGTTCCAGAATTGCGGGAGCTCGTCCATGCGGGTGCGCCGCATCCAGCGGCCTATGGGCGTGATGCGTGGATCGGTGGCGCTGCTTAACTGCGGGCCGTCCTGCTCTGCATTGCTCACCATGCTCCTGAATTTCACGATCCGGAAGGGACGGCCGTGCTTGCCGATACGCTCCTGCGTGAAGAACACGGGCCCCGGGCCGGAGAGCATCACAAGAAGGGCCAGTGCCAGGTACAAAGGCAATAGGATTGCGAGCGCGATCGAGCTCACCACGATATCCACGACACGCTTCAGTGAGAACTGCCAGGCGGGCATGATCTCCGGGTTCACCTCGATCAGCGGCGTGCCGAAGATGCTGGTCATCTTCACCGAGCCGGAAAGGATGTCGTACATGTCCGGGATCACCTTGATGCGCACCCCAGTGCCCTCCAGCTCATTCATGATCCTGCTCATGTGCTCGTGCTCGGTGCTGTCCACGGCTATGATGGCCTCTTCGACGCTGTGCTGCAGGATCACTTGCCGCAGCTCGTGCCATTTGCCAAGGCGCGGCAGGATGCCAGCGAGCTGTTGATCGCCGCCGTTCACGTTCACGAAGCCCACGAACCGGTTGCCGGGCGATTTGGGCATGGCCTCGATCTCTTGGTGCACGGCGACCGCGCGCTCGTTGCCGCCCACCAGCACGGTGTTGAATCCGATGCGGCGCTGGTGCACGGCCCGCACGGTACCGCTGGTGATCAGGAACCGCAGCGGGAAGGTGATCCCGAAGTGCAGCACGAAGAGCGCCAGGAAGCTGCGGTAGTGGTAGCTCGCACTGGGCACCTCATCGTCGAGCAGCAGCACGAAGAAGATCACCAGCACGCCAATGGTGGTTACCAGCAGGGTCTGGCCCAATTCCTTGGTCCGGAAGCGGCGGAACACATCGCGGTAGCCGCCGATAGCCGTGTAGAGCCCGAACCAGAACAAGGGAACGAGCACCAGGCCCTTGAAGTAGTTCGCATCGAGGTCGATGGGCACATCCGTGCCGAACTTCATCGGCTCGAGCACGGCCTTCCGGTATAGGAAGAACAGCGTCCAGGCGGCAGCCGCGCCCGCCAGATCGGCGATCACGTACTTGGCCACTTGGATGCGTCTCGATCCGGTCACGGGATGCGCAGGAGCTTGATGTTGTCCAAATAGATCTCGGCGCTGCTTCGGCTATCGGGCAGCGTGGCTTCGATGTAAACGTCCCGTTCGCTGACCGCGCTGTTGAAGAAAGCGCTCAGGTCGAGGTACACCTTGTTCCACGGCATGCTTCCGTCGCTGCGGTGCGTCGGCGGCAGGAAGATGAACGGCTCGATGCGCTCGAGCCCATCGGCGAAGTACTTCACGCCCACGGTGATGAGCAGATCGCTGCGGTGATCGAGCTCCAGGAAAGCCGGGCCTCCGTAGCTCAGGAAATCCTCGTCGCTCTCGATGCGCACGAAGCGGTGATCCGAATCGAGCCGGAAGCCCGCGCAGGGGCCATTCTCCAAGAACTCCAGTTCCGGATGAGTGGCAGGGGTGAAGCGCAGTAATTGCGTATCGCTGCTGGCCGTGATGGAGAACAGGCTGAAAAGGTCCTCGAAGCCTTCGTGCCAGACCAAGGTCTCATCGGTGTACGAAGTTCCGGGCGCCACCACCGCGGTGCCCTCGCGCGTGAGATCCACCGTGCCGCTCCAGGGATTGTAGAAGGGGTAGCGCAGGCGATCGTCGAATGTGCCGTTGCGCTTGATGGCGGGCGCCACGCCGATCAAGTTAGGCCCTTCGGCGAGCACCGGCACGCGCGCAGGCAGCTCCCATACGCCGATGAGTTCCTCGTTCAGCGTGATCCACGCATCCGTGATCTTGCTGGTGGCGCCGCCCTGATTGGCGCTGGTGCTCACGGTCACCGCCGGAACCTCAACGAAGGCCGGCACCTTATCGCCCTTCGCGCATCCGGTGATCACTAGTGCGGCGAGCGGCAGCTTCGCGTAGAGGTAGGGCATGCGTGAACACCGGCCCAACGCACGCCGGATCCGATCAGTATGCGAGTTCATGATTTCCCCTGTTCCATGCTACCCAACACGGCCAGCGCTACACGCAGCGCATCGGCGGCCTCGCCCAATGTCACCCTCGCCGGAGCGCCGGTCCGGATGCTCTCCGCGAAGGCGGCCAATTCCTCCCGGATGGCGTTGATCACCGGCACGCCGGGCTTCTCGAAGGAGATCTCGCGCTTCCCTTTGCCATCAGGCAGGTCAATCGTCACAGCGAAGGGGTCAGGCTCGCCCTCAACCGGCCGCATGCGCACCACTTCGGCTTCTTTCGCAAGCATGTCAACCGAGATGTAGGCATCCCGTTGGAAGAACCGGCTCTTGCGCATGTTCTTCAGGCTGATGCGGCTGGCCGTGAGGTTGGCCACGCAGCCATTCGCGAAGGCGATTCGCGCGTTGCATATGTCGGGCGTATCGCTCACCACGGCCACGCCGCTGGCCGTAACCGAGGCTACGGGGCTCCGGACCACATGCAGGATCAGGTCGATGTCGTGGATCATCAGGTCAAGCACCACGCTCACATCGGTGCCGCGCGGATTCCATTGCGCCAGCCGGTGGCCCTCGATGAACATGGGTTCACCGAAATAGGGGAGGGCGGCTTGGAACGCAGGATTGAAGCGCTCCACATGCCCAACCTGCACGGTGAGCTTCCGTTCTGCGGCCAGGGCCTGGAGGGCTTCGGCTTCTTCCACCGTTACGGTCACCGGCTTCTCAATGAAGCAATGCAGGCCGTGCCCCATGGCCTGCATGGCCAGCCGGTGGTGGACCACCGTGGGCGTCACGATGTCGATCGCATCCACCGAAGTGAGCAGTTCCTCAGCCGAGGCCCAGCCCCTGACGCCGAATTCCGCAGTGATCGCCTCACGCTTCTCCGGATGCGGGTCGAACACGCCCACCACCTCGAAGGCGGGCACATGCTGCAGCTGCTGCACATGGATGCGGCCCAAATGGCCAGCACCGAGCACGCCGATGCGGAGCGGGTTCC
Coding sequences within it:
- a CDS encoding DUF4294 domain-containing protein: MILILLGSLAFLEADAQSEGAVSVHRAVIMDGDTVPVVDLPPAFVEVRWTARDRRQAERYDKLTRYVTKVYPYARLTGDLLREYEHDLAMMDRSGDQDLYVKLAEAELRAEFEAEVKDLTISQGKLLVKLIDRETGRTSYDLVRQLRGSFTAFVWQGMARMFGHDLRSTYDPVGDDKLVEVIVQRIERGELAVAVRPPRTAKAQARLEKRKARLYKKYGIPVDRASTN
- a CDS encoding sugar transferase; amino-acid sequence: MKFGTDVPIDLDANYFKGLVLVPLFWFGLYTAIGGYRDVFRRFRTKELGQTLLVTTIGVLVIFFVLLLDDEVPSASYHYRSFLALFVLHFGITFPLRFLITSGTVRAVHQRRIGFNTVLVGGNERAVAVHQEIEAMPKSPGNRFVGFVNVNGGDQQLAGILPRLGKWHELRQVILQHSVEEAIIAVDSTEHEHMSRIMNELEGTGVRIKVIPDMYDILSGSVKMTSIFGTPLIEVNPEIMPAWQFSLKRVVDIVVSSIALAILLPLYLALALLVMLSGPGPVFFTQERIGKHGRPFRIVKFRSMVSNAEQDGPQLSSATDPRITPIGRWMRRTRMDELPQFWNVLKGEMSLVGPRPERQHYIDAITEVAPHYRHLTKVRPGITSWGQVKFGYAENIDQMVRRLKYDILYIENMSLAVDLKILAYTVLIILKGDGK
- a CDS encoding Gfo/Idh/MocA family oxidoreductase; this encodes MEIRNPLRIGVLGAGHLGRIHVQQLQHVPAFEVVGVFDPHPEKREAITAEFGVRGWASAEELLTSVDAIDIVTPTVVHHRLAMQAMGHGLHCFIEKPVTVTVEEAEALQALAAERKLTVQVGHVERFNPAFQAALPYFGEPMFIEGHRLAQWNPRGTDVSVVLDLMIHDIDLILHVVRSPVASVTASGVAVVSDTPDICNARIAFANGCVANLTASRISLKNMRKSRFFQRDAYISVDMLAKEAEVVRMRPVEGEPDPFAVTIDLPDGKGKREISFEKPGVPVINAIREELAAFAESIRTGAPARVTLGEAADALRVALAVLGSMEQGKS
- the accC gene encoding acetyl-CoA carboxylase biotin carboxylase subunit, with the protein product MARTEKIKKLLVANRGEIALRVMRSAREMGIATVAVYSEADRNAPFVRFADEAVCIGPPPSKESYLVIDKLVKACKDLKVDAVHPGYGFLSENGDFARALEKAGVIFVGPSPHAMKVMGDKLAAKEAVKQFGVPLVPGTEGAVSGIEEAIAVAKTIRFPILIKAAAGGGGKGMRVVEEEAGLKEGLERAISEAQNAFGDGSVFIEKYVAGPRHIEVQVMADAHGNTCYLFERECSVQRRHQKVVEEAPSAALTPVMRKRMGEAAVNVAKSVDYVGAGTVEFLLDEGGDFYFMEMNTRLQVEHPVTEMITGLDLVKLQIRVAEGDKLPFAQEDLKINGHAIEVRVYAEDPMNNFLPDIGTLTTYRPPQGPGVRVDDGFEEGMEIPIHYDPMIAKLITYGATREEAITRMERAIDDYAITGVETTLPFCRYVMGHEAFRSGRYDTHFVRDHFKPEVLEGLGESEAQAAGLVAAELMRQSRPPSARVAVPGSHASPWKLRRR
- a CDS encoding GNAT family N-acetyltransferase, encoding MISIRSATAQDIPLIQAIAHATWPVSYREMISPEQIAYMLELMYSEDSLRKQMGAKGHRFIIAELSGAAVGFAGFEHHHEDSTRTRLHKLYVQPGTQGGGAGKALLLDVIEEAMGSGDTEVDLTVNKRNRSLGFYKAHGFAIERDIVMDIGGGYVMDDHIMVKALS
- a CDS encoding 3-hydroxybutyryl-CoA dehydrogenase translates to MKISVIGAGQMGNGIAHVFAQRGHTVTLIDIAQASLDRALATIGKNMDRQVAKGSLTEEQKKDALASIATSTDLAAGVKEAELVIEAATENVDLKLRIFKDIDANAPVSAILATNTSSISITRIAAATNRPGQVIGMHFMNPVPVMKLVEVIRGYDTTDAVTKTVVDLSSAIGKVPVTVNDYAGFVANRILMPMINEAIQTLWQGVGGVAEIDSIMKLGMAHPMGPLQLADFIGLDTCLAIMRVLHEGLGEPKYAPCPLLVLMVTAGKLGAKSGEGFYAYTAGSKDLLVAQAFSK